A genomic stretch from Empedobacter stercoris includes:
- the lon gene encoding endopeptidase La gives MNIDNLSLAQVMEEEIELIPLMSKDEESKLNKQDISSVLPILSLRNTVLFPGVVAPITAGRDKSIQLLTQAYKEDRIIGVLSQKEIAVEDPTQDDLYTVGTVAKIMRMIKLPDGNITVILQGMKRFRVKEFVTDDPYFKAEVETLNEKVPTSRNKEYPIIIESIRDLAFQIVEENPMLPSEAAGAIKSIESNTFLINFVASNLTLSLDEKQLLLEISDMKLRAMEVMRFMNVELQKLELKNTIQNKVRKELDQQQKEYFLNQQIKSIQEELGGNTTEEEINDMRKRALKKSWSEDVANHFDKEINRLSRLNPQMPEHNIQRNYLEFMLDLPWNTLTKDNFDIKHAKKILDHDHYGLEDVKERILEHLAVLKLKGDMRSPILCLYGPPGVGKTSLGRSISDAIGRKYVRMSLGGLHDESEIRGHRKTYIGAMPGRILQSIKKSESSNPVFVLDEIDKMTASAHGDPSSAMLEVLDPEQNSNFYDNFLEIGYDLSKVFFIATANNVGDIPSPLRDRMEMINIAGYTIEEKTEIVKRHLLPKQLLDHGLKEKDVVLGKKEIEYLITGYTRESGVRKLNQKVAKLVRSAAKHIALEEEFDAKYSIEDISKILGPSIMPDQYENNEVPGVVVGLAWTSVGGDILFIESILSKAKNGGLSITGNLGTVMKESATIALEYIKSHADELGIKPEVFENYKVHIHVPEGATPKDGPSAGITMLTSLVSSFTQRKVKAKLAMTGEITLRGKVLPVGGIKEKILAAKRANIKEIILCEDNRKDIEEIKAEYVKGMTFHFVKEMKEVLDIALTNQKVKGAKVFD, from the coding sequence ATGAACATAGACAATTTGTCATTAGCACAAGTAATGGAAGAAGAAATAGAATTAATTCCTTTGATGAGTAAAGACGAAGAAAGTAAGCTAAATAAGCAAGATATTTCTTCGGTATTGCCTATTTTATCGTTAAGAAACACTGTCTTATTTCCTGGTGTTGTTGCGCCAATTACAGCAGGTAGAGATAAATCTATACAGCTTTTAACACAAGCTTACAAAGAAGATCGCATTATTGGAGTGCTTTCGCAGAAAGAAATTGCTGTGGAAGATCCTACACAAGACGATTTATATACAGTAGGAACTGTAGCGAAAATTATGCGAATGATAAAATTACCAGATGGAAACATCACGGTGATATTACAAGGAATGAAACGCTTTAGAGTGAAAGAGTTTGTTACAGACGATCCTTATTTTAAAGCTGAAGTAGAGACTTTGAATGAAAAAGTTCCGACTTCTCGAAACAAAGAATACCCAATAATTATTGAGTCAATTCGTGATTTAGCTTTTCAGATTGTAGAAGAAAATCCAATGTTACCTTCTGAAGCTGCAGGTGCGATAAAAAGTATTGAAAGTAATACATTTTTAATCAATTTTGTGGCGTCTAACTTAACATTGAGTTTAGATGAAAAACAATTGTTGTTAGAAATTTCTGATATGAAACTTCGCGCAATGGAAGTGATGCGTTTTATGAATGTTGAACTTCAGAAATTGGAGTTGAAAAATACCATTCAAAATAAAGTTCGAAAAGAATTAGATCAACAACAAAAAGAATATTTCTTAAATCAACAAATCAAGTCGATTCAAGAAGAATTAGGAGGAAACACGACGGAAGAAGAAATCAATGACATGCGCAAACGAGCTCTAAAAAAGAGTTGGAGCGAAGATGTAGCAAACCATTTTGATAAAGAAATTAATCGTCTTTCTCGCCTTAATCCACAAATGCCAGAACATAATATTCAGCGTAATTACCTTGAATTTATGTTGGATTTACCATGGAATACGTTGACAAAAGATAACTTTGATATTAAACATGCGAAGAAAATCTTAGATCACGATCATTATGGGTTAGAAGATGTAAAAGAGCGTATTTTAGAACATCTTGCCGTATTGAAATTGAAAGGAGATATGCGTTCGCCAATTCTTTGTTTATATGGACCTCCAGGTGTTGGTAAAACTTCGTTAGGACGTTCTATTTCTGATGCGATTGGTCGTAAATATGTACGAATGTCGTTGGGTGGTTTGCATGATGAATCGGAGATTCGCGGACATCGCAAAACATATATCGGAGCTATGCCAGGACGTATTTTGCAATCGATCAAAAAATCTGAATCATCTAATCCTGTTTTTGTATTAGATGAGATTGATAAAATGACGGCAAGTGCACATGGAGATCCTTCGTCAGCAATGTTAGAGGTTTTAGATCCAGAACAAAACTCGAATTTTTATGATAATTTCTTAGAAATTGGTTACGATTTATCTAAAGTGTTTTTCATCGCGACAGCAAATAATGTTGGAGATATTCCAAGTCCTTTACGTGATCGTATGGAGATGATTAATATCGCAGGTTACACCATCGAAGAGAAAACAGAAATTGTAAAACGTCACCTTTTACCAAAACAATTGTTAGATCATGGTTTGAAAGAGAAAGATGTTGTTTTAGGAAAAAAAGAAATCGAATATTTAATCACCGGTTATACACGCGAATCTGGAGTTCGTAAATTGAATCAGAAAGTTGCTAAATTGGTTCGTTCAGCTGCAAAACACATTGCGTTGGAAGAAGAATTTGATGCTAAATATTCAATCGAAGATATTTCTAAAATTTTAGGACCTTCTATCATGCCAGATCAATATGAAAATAATGAAGTTCCTGGAGTTGTCGTAGGTTTAGCTTGGACAAGTGTTGGTGGAGATATTTTATTTATCGAATCAATTTTATCGAAAGCGAAAAATGGTGGACTTTCTATTACAGGTAATTTAGGAACTGTGATGAAGGAATCTGCAACAATTGCATTAGAATATATCAAATCGCATGCAGATGAATTAGGTATTAAACCAGAAGTTTTCGAAAATTATAAAGTGCATATTCACGTTCCAGAAGGAGCAACGCCAAAAGATGGACCATCTGCCGGAATTACGATGTTGACTTCTTTAGTTTCATCTTTTACACAACGAAAAGTGAAAGCGAAATTAGCAATGACAGGTGAGATTACACTTCGTGGAAAGGTGTTACCAGTTGGTGGAATTAAAGAAAAAATTTTAGCGGCAAAACGTGCAAATATCAAAGAAATTATTTTGTGCGAAGACAACCGAAAAGATATTGAAGAAATTAAAGCGGAATACGTAAAAGGAATGACTTTCCATTTCGTCAAAGAAATGAAAGAAGTTTTGGATATTGCTTTAACGAATCAAAAAGTAAAAGGAGCAAAGGTTTTTGATTAA
- a CDS encoding DUF6794 domain-containing protein, with protein sequence MIKYYIFFILFILGYTTIFSQWSGFSPISETYSSNGIYKLKSISYDDFIPNLKGESIIFFNRERDSLRQNKVYYKLNRSFDLDENFPFFLAISNDGRKIIYFTNYINSQNIEERNVTYYIDGKIAKTYSSEEFTNCDKNKEKCRLFYETENRNLFENYTSTYKEYNRSLSEKDVFLTKNFIFNKNDTIYLIDNRKQVTLFDLDKGEIIKSNIDFDSIYTTIKNIETIKSKITSYEYPYKYIIDVKNSLTNEKISESISKLSNLKFIPLEDSTYNKYKLHRIDLSGYLNRNGKFEIQNLKTDSIFNKQQIENYLLNSTFETDFIPKEVDKIYITNFFGGYRNYDDKIAELETIKDKEKRRIESEKRLTLEKIDNIYIPKNLYESLTELDKILDFEAKKELKESTDTFMFNSHMGGLGMWIRNKWGINGGSRLSKYFNDRNTGKQMFGNDVISGLIIKQYILWLKGDKTSWNKWEEENPVK encoded by the coding sequence ATGATAAAATATTACATATTCTTCATACTATTTATTTTAGGTTATACTACCATTTTTTCTCAATGGTCTGGCTTTTCACCAATTTCAGAAACCTACTCTTCTAATGGAATATATAAGTTAAAATCTATTTCATATGATGATTTTATACCTAATTTAAAAGGTGAATCAATTATATTTTTTAATCGAGAACGTGATAGTTTGAGACAAAATAAGGTATATTATAAACTAAATAGATCATTTGATTTAGATGAAAATTTTCCTTTCTTTCTTGCAATAAGTAATGATGGGAGAAAAATAATCTATTTTACAAATTATATAAACAGCCAAAATATAGAGGAAAGAAATGTGACTTATTATATTGATGGAAAAATAGCTAAAACTTATTCCTCTGAAGAGTTTACCAATTGTGATAAAAACAAAGAGAAATGCAGACTATTTTATGAAACCGAAAATAGAAATTTGTTCGAAAACTATACCTCTACCTACAAAGAGTACAATAGATCTTTATCAGAGAAAGATGTTTTTTTAACTAAAAATTTCATCTTCAATAAAAATGATACTATTTACCTTATAGATAACAGAAAACAAGTTACACTTTTTGATTTAGACAAAGGAGAAATAATCAAATCTAACATTGATTTTGACTCTATTTACACTACTATAAAAAATATTGAAACTATTAAAAGCAAAATTACAAGTTATGAATACCCATATAAATATATAATAGATGTCAAAAACTCTCTTACTAATGAAAAAATATCAGAAAGTATTAGTAAACTATCTAACTTAAAATTTATTCCGCTTGAGGATTCAACTTATAATAAATACAAACTACATAGAATAGATTTAAGCGGATATCTAAACCGAAATGGAAAATTTGAAATCCAAAATTTAAAAACAGATTCTATCTTTAATAAACAACAAATTGAAAACTATCTTTTAAATTCAACTTTTGAAACTGATTTTATTCCAAAAGAAGTTGACAAAATATATATCACAAATTTCTTTGGTGGCTACAGAAATTATGATGATAAAATTGCTGAATTAGAAACAATAAAAGATAAAGAAAAAAGAAGAATTGAAAGTGAAAAAAGACTTACTTTAGAAAAAATTGATAATATATACATTCCAAAAAATTTATATGAATCATTAACAGAATTAGATAAAATATTAGATTTCGAAGCTAAAAAAGAACTGAAAGAATCAACAGATACTTTTATGTTTAATTCTCACATGGGTGGTTTGGGTATGTGGATAAGAAACAAGTGGGGAATTAATGGTGGTTCTAGATTATCGAAATATTTTAATGATAGAAATACTGGAAAACAAATGTTTGGAAACGATGTAATTTCTGGCTTAATAATAAAACAATATATCTTATGGTTAAAAGGTGATAAAACGTCATGGAATAAATGGGAGGAAGAAAATCCAGTGAAATAA